One genomic window of Micropterus dolomieu isolate WLL.071019.BEF.003 ecotype Adirondacks linkage group LG06, ASM2129224v1, whole genome shotgun sequence includes the following:
- the LOC123972723 gene encoding uncharacterized oxidoreductase ZK1290.5-like, translating into MSFAPLLRCPTVPLSNGLRIPIFGLGTSHDGGYSHDAIVYALTECGVRHIDTAKRYGCEEKLGKAIRESGIPRSDLWLTNKLWPGDYGYEATKKACLDSCSQMGVEYFDLYLMHWPGSLQPGCSNREMRAETWRALEELYEEGVCHAIGVSNFLVHHLEQLKEDCSVAPHVNQVEFVCFQKTLNKIKCVYLAKKPLGSFRPGV; encoded by the exons ATGTCTTTTGCGCCACTGCTGAGATGTCCTACAGTCCCTCTTTCCAATGGTCTGCGGATTCCAATATTTGGATTAG GCACATCACATGATGGCGGATACTCTCATGATGCCATTGTGTATGCACTCACTGAATGTGGCGTACGCCACATTGACACAGCAAAGCGCTATGGCTGTGAGGAGAAACTGGGTAAAGCTATCAGAGAAAGTGGGATACCACGAAGTGATCTGTGGCTCACCAATAAATTGTGGCCAGGGGACTACGGGTACGAAGCTACAAAGAAGGCCTGCCTTGACTCCTGCTCACAGATGGGGGTGGAATATTTTG ATCTGTACCTGATGCATTGGCCAGGGTCATTACAACCTGGTTGCTCCAACAGGGAGATGAGAGCTGAGACCTGGAGAGCTTTGGAAGAACTTTATGAAGAAG GGGTGTGCCATGCTATTGGAGTGAGCAACTTTCTGGTCCACCACCTGGAACAGTTAAAGGAGGACTGTAGTGTCGCGCCACATGTTAACCAGGtagagtttgtttgttttcagaaaaCTCTTAATAagattaaatgtgtttatttagcAAAAAAGCCCTTAGGGT
- the extl2 gene encoding exostosin-like 2 isoform X1: MASVSNRVSRCCMGLRRTYLVWPILLLLLVGAALTALLPPAEDQEGVGVLGVLRRATSPKENPAEGRHGDSAEEEQRFTIIIQTYNRTDILLKLLNHYQAVPHLRRIVIVWNNIGEHTPLKLWNSLGPHPVPVAFKEQTSNRMRNRLQPFPEIDTDAVLMLDDDTLVSVPDISFAFSVWKQFPDQIVGFVPRKHVSTRGGVYSYGSFELQDPETAGGDKYSMVLIGAAFFHRRYLQLFQDQPQAVHALVDETQNCDDIAMNFAVALHMRKHSKSRGSINKPSGVFVKPVDLRNLEKDASSGYQGMWHRPEHLLQRSYCLNKLTQIYGFMPLCFSNLMVSQFGFPNYANHKSRG; the protein is encoded by the exons ATGGCGTCGGTTTCCAATAG GGTCTCCCGTTGCTGCATGGGATTGCGACGAACCTATTTGGTTTGGCCAATCCTGTTGCTACTCCTGGTCGGTGCAGCCTTGACAGCTCTGCTGCCCCCCGCTGAGGACCAAGAAGGCGTTGGTGTCCTGGGAGTGCTACGGCGGGCAACATCTCCAAAGGAGAATCCTGCAGAGGGCCGCCATGGTGACAgtgcagaggaggagcagaggttTACCATCATCATCCAAACTTACAACCGCACAGACATTTTACTCAAACTCCTAAACCATTACCAGGCAGTGCCTCATCTTCGGCGGATTGTCATAGTCTGGAACAACATTGGGGAGCACACACCCCTGAAGTTATGGAACTCTTTGGGGCCTCATCCAGTCCCCGTGGCCTTCAAGGAGCAGACTAGCAATCGAATGCGCAACAGACTTCAACCATTCCCTGAGATTGATACAGATG CTGTGCTGATGCTGGATGACGACACCCTGGTCAGTGTTCCTGATATCAGTTTTGCTTTCTCCGTCTGGAAG CAATTTCCAGACCAGATTGTTGGATTTGTCCCACGGAAACACGTCTCAACACGAGGAGGAGTGTACAGTTACGGCAGCTTTGAACTGCAGGACCCAGAAACAGCTGGAGGTGACAA ATACTCCATGGTGTTAATTGGTGCTGCCTTCTTCCACCGCCGCTACCTGCAGCTCTTCCAGGACCAGCCTCAGGCAGTGCACGCGCTGGTGGATGAAACGCAGAATTGTGACGACATTGCGATGAACTTTGCTGTAGCGCTGCACATGAGGAAACACTCAAAGTCTAGAGGCAGCATTAACAAACCCTCTGGGGTCTTTGTCAAACCTGTGGACCTCCGCAACCTGGAAAAGGATGCCAGCAGCGGGTACCAGGGTATGTGGCATCGTCCTGAACACCTTCTTCAAAGATCCTACTGTTTGAACAAGTTGACACAGATCTATGGCTTCATGCCACTGTGCTTCTCCAACCTGATGGTCTCACAGTTTGGCTTCCCCAACTATGCCAACCACAAGAGTAGAGGCTGA
- the extl2 gene encoding exostosin-like 2 isoform X2 → MRVSRCCMGLRRTYLVWPILLLLLVGAALTALLPPAEDQEGVGVLGVLRRATSPKENPAEGRHGDSAEEEQRFTIIIQTYNRTDILLKLLNHYQAVPHLRRIVIVWNNIGEHTPLKLWNSLGPHPVPVAFKEQTSNRMRNRLQPFPEIDTDAVLMLDDDTLVSVPDISFAFSVWKQFPDQIVGFVPRKHVSTRGGVYSYGSFELQDPETAGGDKYSMVLIGAAFFHRRYLQLFQDQPQAVHALVDETQNCDDIAMNFAVALHMRKHSKSRGSINKPSGVFVKPVDLRNLEKDASSGYQGMWHRPEHLLQRSYCLNKLTQIYGFMPLCFSNLMVSQFGFPNYANHKSRG, encoded by the exons ATGAG GGTCTCCCGTTGCTGCATGGGATTGCGACGAACCTATTTGGTTTGGCCAATCCTGTTGCTACTCCTGGTCGGTGCAGCCTTGACAGCTCTGCTGCCCCCCGCTGAGGACCAAGAAGGCGTTGGTGTCCTGGGAGTGCTACGGCGGGCAACATCTCCAAAGGAGAATCCTGCAGAGGGCCGCCATGGTGACAgtgcagaggaggagcagaggttTACCATCATCATCCAAACTTACAACCGCACAGACATTTTACTCAAACTCCTAAACCATTACCAGGCAGTGCCTCATCTTCGGCGGATTGTCATAGTCTGGAACAACATTGGGGAGCACACACCCCTGAAGTTATGGAACTCTTTGGGGCCTCATCCAGTCCCCGTGGCCTTCAAGGAGCAGACTAGCAATCGAATGCGCAACAGACTTCAACCATTCCCTGAGATTGATACAGATG CTGTGCTGATGCTGGATGACGACACCCTGGTCAGTGTTCCTGATATCAGTTTTGCTTTCTCCGTCTGGAAG CAATTTCCAGACCAGATTGTTGGATTTGTCCCACGGAAACACGTCTCAACACGAGGAGGAGTGTACAGTTACGGCAGCTTTGAACTGCAGGACCCAGAAACAGCTGGAGGTGACAA ATACTCCATGGTGTTAATTGGTGCTGCCTTCTTCCACCGCCGCTACCTGCAGCTCTTCCAGGACCAGCCTCAGGCAGTGCACGCGCTGGTGGATGAAACGCAGAATTGTGACGACATTGCGATGAACTTTGCTGTAGCGCTGCACATGAGGAAACACTCAAAGTCTAGAGGCAGCATTAACAAACCCTCTGGGGTCTTTGTCAAACCTGTGGACCTCCGCAACCTGGAAAAGGATGCCAGCAGCGGGTACCAGGGTATGTGGCATCGTCCTGAACACCTTCTTCAAAGATCCTACTGTTTGAACAAGTTGACACAGATCTATGGCTTCATGCCACTGTGCTTCTCCAACCTGATGGTCTCACAGTTTGGCTTCCCCAACTATGCCAACCACAAGAGTAGAGGCTGA
- the extl2 gene encoding exostosin-like 2 isoform X3: protein MGLRRTYLVWPILLLLLVGAALTALLPPAEDQEGVGVLGVLRRATSPKENPAEGRHGDSAEEEQRFTIIIQTYNRTDILLKLLNHYQAVPHLRRIVIVWNNIGEHTPLKLWNSLGPHPVPVAFKEQTSNRMRNRLQPFPEIDTDAVLMLDDDTLVSVPDISFAFSVWKQFPDQIVGFVPRKHVSTRGGVYSYGSFELQDPETAGGDKYSMVLIGAAFFHRRYLQLFQDQPQAVHALVDETQNCDDIAMNFAVALHMRKHSKSRGSINKPSGVFVKPVDLRNLEKDASSGYQGMWHRPEHLLQRSYCLNKLTQIYGFMPLCFSNLMVSQFGFPNYANHKSRG from the exons ATGGGATTGCGACGAACCTATTTGGTTTGGCCAATCCTGTTGCTACTCCTGGTCGGTGCAGCCTTGACAGCTCTGCTGCCCCCCGCTGAGGACCAAGAAGGCGTTGGTGTCCTGGGAGTGCTACGGCGGGCAACATCTCCAAAGGAGAATCCTGCAGAGGGCCGCCATGGTGACAgtgcagaggaggagcagaggttTACCATCATCATCCAAACTTACAACCGCACAGACATTTTACTCAAACTCCTAAACCATTACCAGGCAGTGCCTCATCTTCGGCGGATTGTCATAGTCTGGAACAACATTGGGGAGCACACACCCCTGAAGTTATGGAACTCTTTGGGGCCTCATCCAGTCCCCGTGGCCTTCAAGGAGCAGACTAGCAATCGAATGCGCAACAGACTTCAACCATTCCCTGAGATTGATACAGATG CTGTGCTGATGCTGGATGACGACACCCTGGTCAGTGTTCCTGATATCAGTTTTGCTTTCTCCGTCTGGAAG CAATTTCCAGACCAGATTGTTGGATTTGTCCCACGGAAACACGTCTCAACACGAGGAGGAGTGTACAGTTACGGCAGCTTTGAACTGCAGGACCCAGAAACAGCTGGAGGTGACAA ATACTCCATGGTGTTAATTGGTGCTGCCTTCTTCCACCGCCGCTACCTGCAGCTCTTCCAGGACCAGCCTCAGGCAGTGCACGCGCTGGTGGATGAAACGCAGAATTGTGACGACATTGCGATGAACTTTGCTGTAGCGCTGCACATGAGGAAACACTCAAAGTCTAGAGGCAGCATTAACAAACCCTCTGGGGTCTTTGTCAAACCTGTGGACCTCCGCAACCTGGAAAAGGATGCCAGCAGCGGGTACCAGGGTATGTGGCATCGTCCTGAACACCTTCTTCAAAGATCCTACTGTTTGAACAAGTTGACACAGATCTATGGCTTCATGCCACTGTGCTTCTCCAACCTGATGGTCTCACAGTTTGGCTTCCCCAACTATGCCAACCACAAGAGTAGAGGCTGA
- the parla gene encoding presenilins-associated rhomboid-like protein, mitochondrial translates to MAWRGCVIKWAETQFIRTISTTSRSSRLNPCNQQRCGFRREAKRPDTKKGNVTQETNPSPSEAGAPRPPLSLKARPKLFKPLMFTVGFTGCSFGAAAILQYETLKSRVQTAKEESEKRSRGSQDMAYWHDWWNQLSGFQRQLILLVSMVDDFWSNLTEGQRTVTGIIAVNAVVLCCWRIPSMQRSMIKYFTSNPASKTRCLPMVLSSFSHYSIIHMVANMYVLWTFSSGIVSLLGKEQFLAVYLSAGVISTMVSYMCKTATGRLHPSLGASGAIMAIVAAVCAKVPEAKLGIIFLPMVTFTAGNALKALVAIDTAGLILGWRLFDHAAHLGGALFGVWYVAYGHKLIWRRREPLVKLWHDMRSPGAGGGGPGPR, encoded by the exons ATGGCGTGGAGAGGATGTGTGATAAAATGGGCCGAAACACAGTTCATTAGAACAATCAGCACTACTTCACGAAGCTCCAG GCTGAACCCCTGCAACCAACAGAGGTGCGGTTTCCGTCGGGAAGCCAAAAGGCCagatacaaagaaaggaaatgtCACCCAAGAAACAAACCCTTCACCCTCTGAGGCTGGCGCACCACGTCCCCCACTTTCTCTCAAAGCCAGGCCAAAGCTCTTCAAACCACTCATGTTTACAGTAGGG TTTACAGGCTGCTCCTTTGGTGCGGCTGCCATTCTGCAGTATGAGACCCTGAAGTCAAGAGTTCAGACTGCAAAAGAGGAGTCAGAAAAAAGGTCACGG GGCTCCCAGGACATGGCATACTGGCATGACTGGTGGAACCAGCTGTCAGGCTTCCAGCGACAGCTCATCCTTCTGGTATCCATGGTGGATGACTTCTGGAGCAACctcacagagggacagagaactGTCACCG GTATCATTGCAGTAAATGCTGTAGTCCTGTGTTGCTGGCGGATCCCTTCAATGCAAAGAAGCATGATTAAGTACTTCACGTCCAACCCAGCCTCCA AAACACGGTGTCTTCCCATGGTCCTGTCCTCCTTTAGCCACTACTCCATTATCCACATGGTGGCCAACATGTATGTCCTGTGGACATTCTCCTCAGGAATTGTCTCTCTCTTAGGGAAGGAGCAGTTTCTTGCCGTCTACCTGTCTGCTG GTGTGATTTCCACTATGGTAAGCTACATGTGTAAAACTGCTACAGGACGTCTCCATCCATCATTAGGAGCG TCGGGTGCCATCATGGCAATAGTGGCCGCAGTCTGTGCTAAGGTGCCAGAGGCCAAACTAGGCATAATCTTCCTCCCCATGGTCACTTTCACAGCAGGAAAT GCTCTGAAAGCGCTTGTTGCCATAGATACAGCAGGACTTATACTGGGATGGCGGCTGTTTGACCATGCAGCTCACCTTGGCGGAGCCCTGTTTGGAGT ATGGTATGTGGCATACGGTCACAAACTGatttggaggaggagggaacCTCTTGTGAAGCTGTGGCACGACATGCGCTCTCCAGGGGCCGGGGGTGGTGGACCTGGGCCACGATGA